From one Sulfurovum sp. UBA12169 genomic stretch:
- a CDS encoding cell division protein FtsH, with amino-acid sequence MANPNQNNKNQNQNNKNFFNNNPLLAFAIFSIVLIMLFKSFVGESEGIGSVLQSNISQTKHVKYSQIKEQIEQGNISSVKLTPSTVEAIAETSGQKIRYVAQNVPTYDKDLIPLLEEKKITYEGVMGSGWFSEIISMLLPILIFFAIWIFLANKMSKGMGGGILGAGKADKLINSEKPDTKFDDVQGVEEAKDEVKEIVDFLKYPERYIELGAKIPKGLLLVGPPGTGKTLLAKAVAGEASVPFFSVSGSSFIEMFVGVGASRVRDLFAQAKKEAPSIIFIDEIDAIGKSRASGGQMGGNDEREQTLNQLLAEMDGFGTDTPVIVLAATNRPEILDAALLRAGRFDRQVLVDKPDYEGRLAILKVHSKGVKLAKNVDLEIVAKQTAGLAGADLANIINEAALLAGRFNKKEIEQEDLLEAIERAFVGLEKKNRKISDVEKKIVAYHESGHALMAELTKGATRVTKVSIIPRGLGALGYTLHLPDEEDRFLKQKHELLAEIDVLLGGRAAEEVFIGEISTGAGNDLDRATAILKDMISVYGMSDVAGLMVLKRSQNSFLGGGMISTDYSEKMAEQIDSHIKQTLNERYAYVKNTLNDYHDAIVKMATILLDIEVIEGTKVREIIDTFEKENHMQSRLAHTKAPAHKESETETTNNEG; translated from the coding sequence ATGGCTAATCCAAATCAAAACAACAAAAACCAAAACCAAAATAATAAAAATTTTTTTAACAACAATCCCTTGCTTGCTTTTGCAATTTTTTCTATCGTGCTTATTATGCTTTTTAAATCTTTTGTGGGCGAGAGCGAAGGGATTGGGAGTGTACTGCAAAGCAATATTTCTCAAACCAAGCATGTGAAATATTCACAAATCAAAGAGCAGATCGAGCAAGGAAACATTAGCAGTGTCAAATTGACTCCTTCTACCGTTGAAGCCATTGCTGAAACTTCAGGACAGAAAATACGTTATGTGGCACAAAACGTACCTACTTACGACAAAGATCTTATCCCTCTTTTAGAAGAGAAAAAAATAACCTACGAAGGTGTTATGGGAAGCGGATGGTTCTCTGAAATTATCAGTATGCTGTTGCCTATTCTTATCTTCTTTGCGATCTGGATCTTTCTGGCAAACAAAATGTCAAAAGGTATGGGCGGAGGTATTTTGGGTGCAGGAAAAGCCGACAAACTTATCAATTCCGAAAAACCGGATACCAAATTTGATGATGTGCAAGGCGTCGAAGAAGCAAAAGATGAAGTGAAAGAAATCGTCGATTTTCTTAAATATCCGGAAAGATATATTGAGCTTGGTGCCAAAATACCTAAAGGCCTTTTGCTTGTAGGTCCTCCGGGCACCGGCAAAACATTGTTGGCAAAAGCGGTAGCAGGTGAAGCTTCGGTACCCTTCTTTTCTGTAAGCGGTTCATCTTTCATAGAGATGTTCGTAGGTGTGGGCGCAAGCCGTGTGCGCGACCTTTTTGCACAGGCCAAAAAAGAAGCGCCTTCCATTATCTTTATCGATGAAATAGATGCTATCGGAAAAAGCCGTGCCAGCGGGGGTCAAATGGGAGGAAACGACGAAAGAGAGCAAACCCTCAATCAACTTCTTGCAGAGATGGACGGATTTGGTACCGATACCCCCGTCATTGTCCTGGCCGCAACCAACAGACCTGAAATTCTTGATGCGGCACTGCTTAGAGCGGGACGTTTCGATAGACAAGTGCTTGTAGACAAGCCTGACTATGAAGGCCGCTTGGCCATCCTGAAAGTACACAGCAAAGGTGTCAAGCTTGCCAAAAATGTGGATTTGGAAATCGTCGCCAAACAAACCGCAGGACTTGCAGGTGCAGACTTGGCAAACATTATCAATGAAGCCGCACTTCTTGCAGGACGGTTTAACAAAAAAGAGATTGAACAGGAAGATTTGCTTGAAGCTATAGAGAGAGCATTTGTGGGACTTGAAAAGAAAAACAGAAAAATCTCCGATGTAGAGAAAAAAATCGTTGCGTATCATGAAAGCGGTCATGCGCTCATGGCAGAACTCACCAAAGGCGCGACGCGTGTTACAAAAGTTTCTATTATCCCAAGAGGGCTTGGAGCTTTGGGGTACACGCTTCATCTTCCCGATGAAGAAGATAGATTTTTGAAACAAAAACATGAACTTTTAGCTGAAATAGACGTGCTTCTTGGCGGACGCGCCGCAGAGGAGGTTTTCATAGGTGAGATAAGTACAGGTGCAGGTAACGATCTTGATAGAGCAACCGCTATTCTTAAAGATATGATCTCTGTATATGGAATGAGCGACGTGGCAGGCCTTATGGTACTCAAAAGAAGTCAAAACTCCTTCCTTGGCGGAGGCATGATCTCTACGGACTATAGTGAAAAAATGGCAGAACAGATAGACAGCCATATCAAGCAAACACTTAACGAGCGATATGCTTATGTTAAAAATACACTAAACGATTACCATGACGCTATCGTTAAAATGGCTACCATTTTATTGGATATTGAAGTGATCGAGGGCACAAAAGTGCGAGAGATCATAGACACCTTTGAAAAAGAAAATCATATGCAAAGCCGTTTGGCTCATACCAAAGCGCCTGCGCACAAAGAATCGGAAACAGAAACAACAAACAATGAAGGTTAA
- a CDS encoding 2-isopropylmalate synthase gives MSKEIIKIFDTTLRDGEQSPGASMNTEEKIQIAAQLERLGVDIIEAGFAAASPGDFDAVSKIAQRVKNSTVCSLARAVDGDIKAAGEAVAAAKMKRIHTFIATSPIHMEYKLKMTPDEVIKRAVRAVEYARTFVEDVEFSCEDAGRSDIGFMKEIVDAVISVGASTINLPDTVGFRLPFEIGAMVKEMSEYTKGRAIISVHNHNDLGLGVANSLESIMNGARQVECTINGLGERAGNAALEEIVMALKTRSDIFAGFDTNINTREIYPTSRLIANITGIEPQPNKAIVGKNAFAHESGIHQDGMLKNKSTYEIIRPEDIGLDMQDTLVLGKHSGRAAFKDKLAKLGFMVSEEELNGVFERFKELADKKKEVYDDDIRALVTSEMTTIEKTFELVAMQLMDSTGGVPSAAVTIRHNEVEITDAGIGNGTIDAVFKTIDRITGYQGKLLDYKVKSVSEGKDALANVTVKVMFNDNEPAIIGHGLSLDTMLASARAYIGALNSYLSMEGKLKLRHTDSSETI, from the coding sequence ATGAGTAAAGAGATCATTAAAATATTTGACACAACATTAAGAGACGGCGAACAGAGTCCGGGCGCCTCAATGAATACTGAAGAAAAAATCCAAATCGCAGCGCAGCTTGAACGATTGGGAGTCGACATCATCGAAGCGGGTTTTGCTGCTGCAAGCCCGGGAGATTTTGATGCGGTAAGCAAGATCGCACAACGAGTCAAAAACTCTACCGTATGTTCTTTGGCGCGTGCGGTTGATGGGGATATCAAAGCGGCAGGAGAAGCTGTAGCAGCAGCCAAGATGAAAAGAATTCACACCTTCATCGCAACAAGCCCTATTCACATGGAATACAAACTTAAAATGACACCCGATGAAGTGATCAAAAGAGCCGTCAGAGCCGTAGAATATGCACGTACTTTTGTGGAGGATGTAGAGTTCAGCTGTGAAGATGCCGGCCGCTCGGACATAGGGTTCATGAAAGAGATTGTCGATGCAGTCATCAGTGTCGGCGCAAGCACAATTAATTTACCCGACACTGTAGGCTTCAGGCTTCCCTTTGAAATCGGCGCGATGGTCAAGGAGATGAGTGAGTACACCAAAGGTCGAGCCATCATCTCTGTGCATAACCACAACGACTTGGGTTTGGGCGTAGCCAACTCCCTAGAAAGTATTATGAACGGTGCTAGACAAGTAGAGTGCACGATTAACGGTTTAGGCGAAAGAGCAGGAAATGCAGCGCTTGAAGAGATCGTTATGGCACTTAAAACCCGCTCCGATATTTTTGCAGGATTTGATACTAATATCAATACCAGAGAGATCTATCCAACAAGCCGCTTGATAGCCAATATTACGGGTATAGAGCCTCAGCCAAATAAGGCTATTGTCGGAAAAAATGCTTTTGCACATGAAAGCGGTATTCATCAAGACGGTATGCTTAAAAATAAATCAACGTATGAAATCATACGTCCCGAAGATATCGGGCTCGACATGCAAGACACCTTGGTTTTAGGTAAACATTCGGGCCGTGCAGCCTTCAAAGACAAATTGGCCAAACTTGGCTTTATGGTAAGCGAAGAAGAGCTTAACGGCGTATTTGAACGTTTTAAAGAGTTGGCAGATAAGAAAAAAGAAGTGTATGACGACGACATAAGAGCGTTAGTCACCAGCGAAATGACCACTATTGAAAAAACATTTGAATTGGTCGCCATGCAGCTGATGGACTCCACAGGAGGCGTGCCAAGCGCGGCTGTTACCATCAGACACAATGAAGTAGAGATTACTGATGCGGGTATCGGCAATGGTACCATCGATGCTGTCTTCAAAACAATCGACAGAATCACCGGCTATCAGGGAAAACTTCTTGACTATAAAGTCAAATCTGTATCAGAAGGCAAAGATGCTTTGGCAAATGTCACGGTGAAGGTCATGTTTAACGACAATGAGCCGGCCATCATAGGTCATGGCTTAAGCCTTGATACGATGTTGGCAAGTGCAAGAGCTTATATTGGGGCACTTAACAGCTATTTGAGCATGGAAGGAAAATTAAAGTTGCGTCATACGGACAGTTCAGAAACGATCTAA
- a CDS encoding 50S ribosomal protein L11 methyltransferase: MNDTYNELTVTLDDQFVDFIADFVANIYDDGLELDKGKIIVRSENDLTFVKDALVSFAATLGDTIAMEFTLEVKENKDWIKAYQDSIEPIEAGKFYIFPSWYEPKPDKINIKIDPALAFGSGHHATTFSCLEVISEYVSKGQHVIDVGCGSGILGLACKKLGANVELCDTDPLSVDSCKENFKLNEETYDKVWEGSIDKAIGVYDIVIANIIADVLRFIAKDLKSAAKEGGYLILSGILDKKEDLVSESFKEFTQVKRILKDEWVTLVYQK; encoded by the coding sequence ATGAACGATACCTATAACGAACTTACCGTTACGCTTGATGATCAGTTTGTGGATTTTATTGCTGATTTTGTCGCAAACATTTATGATGACGGTCTTGAGCTGGACAAAGGCAAAATAATCGTACGCAGCGAAAATGATTTAACTTTCGTTAAAGATGCTTTAGTATCATTCGCGGCGACATTGGGTGATACTATTGCGATGGAGTTTACCCTTGAAGTAAAAGAAAACAAAGACTGGATTAAAGCTTATCAAGACTCTATTGAACCCATAGAAGCGGGGAAGTTTTATATTTTTCCAAGCTGGTATGAGCCCAAACCAGACAAAATCAATATCAAGATAGATCCTGCTTTAGCATTTGGATCGGGACATCATGCGACCACATTTTCTTGCCTGGAAGTGATTAGCGAGTATGTCTCCAAAGGACAGCATGTCATCGACGTGGGATGCGGTTCGGGGATACTGGGATTGGCCTGTAAAAAACTCGGCGCCAACGTCGAACTGTGCGACACAGATCCCCTTAGTGTAGACAGCTGCAAGGAGAACTTTAAGCTCAACGAAGAAACATACGACAAAGTGTGGGAAGGTTCTATCGATAAGGCGATAGGTGTTTATGATATCGTTATTGCCAATATCATCGCAGATGTGTTAAGATTTATAGCAAAAGATCTTAAATCTGCCGCAAAAGAAGGCGGCTATTTGATACTTTCAGGTATTTTGGATAAAAAGGAGGATTTAGTGTCTGAATCTTTCAAAGAGTTTACACAAGTTAAAAGAATATTAAAAGATGAGTGGGTCACACTTGTCTATCAAAAATAA
- a CDS encoding serine--tRNA ligase, with the protein MIDLKYLQNNFDEAAAKLQKKSVESTILENLQTLFSELKEANAQLEAAKAEQNAMSKLFGQYMRESKDISELKKKVDANKEAMVPLQEKARAAEEALYAVALSIPNFPDDSVPEGADEEENVELRKVLEPKKFTFAPKEHWELAQINGWIDFERGVKLAKSRFSVLRGEAARLERALINFFLDANRAKGFEEFCVPFLNNATMLQGTGQLPKFGDDLFKIEEEDLYLIPTAEVPLTNMYHDEILSTKELPLLMTGYTPCFRKEAGSAGRDTRGMIRQHQFDKVEMVAIAHPDQSDEIFEMMVQNASDILTALGLPHRVVELCGGDLGFSAAKTIDLEVWLPGQNKYREISSISNTRDFQARRAKIRFKDDKQNRLVHTLNGSALAVGRTLIAIMENYQNEDGSITIPAVLQRYM; encoded by the coding sequence ATGATCGATCTGAAATATCTCCAAAACAATTTTGACGAAGCGGCTGCCAAACTTCAAAAAAAAAGCGTAGAAAGCACTATACTTGAAAATCTTCAAACGCTTTTTTCTGAATTAAAAGAGGCCAATGCACAACTGGAAGCAGCCAAAGCAGAACAAAACGCCATGTCCAAACTGTTTGGCCAATATATGCGTGAAAGCAAAGATATCTCAGAGCTTAAAAAGAAAGTGGATGCTAACAAAGAGGCGATGGTGCCGCTTCAGGAAAAAGCCAGGGCAGCAGAAGAGGCGCTTTATGCTGTGGCGCTTAGCATCCCCAATTTTCCTGATGACTCTGTACCTGAAGGGGCAGATGAAGAGGAAAATGTGGAGCTTCGCAAAGTGTTGGAGCCTAAAAAATTCACCTTTGCTCCTAAAGAGCACTGGGAGCTGGCTCAGATAAACGGCTGGATTGATTTTGAACGCGGGGTTAAACTGGCAAAAAGCCGTTTTTCTGTGCTGAGAGGAGAGGCTGCAAGGCTGGAGAGAGCGCTGATCAATTTCTTTTTGGATGCCAATAGGGCGAAAGGATTTGAAGAGTTTTGCGTACCTTTTTTGAACAATGCAACAATGCTTCAGGGCACGGGACAACTGCCAAAATTCGGGGATGACCTCTTTAAGATAGAAGAGGAAGATCTTTATCTGATCCCGACGGCAGAAGTACCGCTAACCAATATGTACCATGATGAGATACTCTCAACCAAAGAGCTGCCTCTTTTGATGACGGGCTATACCCCGTGTTTCAGAAAAGAAGCAGGAAGTGCCGGGCGGGATACAAGAGGAATGATACGCCAGCATCAGTTTGACAAAGTGGAGATGGTGGCTATAGCGCATCCGGATCAAAGCGATGAAATATTTGAGATGATGGTGCAAAATGCCTCTGATATCCTTACTGCATTGGGGCTGCCTCATAGGGTGGTAGAGCTGTGCGGCGGAGATCTCGGTTTTTCTGCGGCTAAAACGATCGATCTTGAAGTATGGCTTCCCGGACAGAACAAATACCGCGAGATCAGCTCTATCTCAAATACGAGAGATTTTCAGGCAAGACGTGCCAAAATCCGCTTCAAAGATGACAAACAAAATCGACTGGTACATACCCTCAACGGTTCGGCTTTAGCGGTGGGGCGTACGCTGATAGCGATCATGGAGAATTATCAAAACGAAGACGGGAGTATTACCATTCCTGCTGTATTGCAGAGGTATATGTAG
- the pssA gene encoding CDP-diacylglycerol--serine O-phosphatidyltransferase, which translates to MHRLSLTYFLPNLFTAGSIFVGVVGIIKASSGNFTVAAWLILLALVFDGLDGRIARLTGTTSKFGAEFDSLADIVSFGMAPAMLLYFYIGHEFGRFGIVVSALYVIFGAIRLARFNITASKNDPNIFIGLPIPAAAIFISIWVLLFYKYHLDTYAFLLLFLSLGVAVLMVSNIRYPSFKKIHINKSMLFKTFIALTLAASLLYLFSAEGFALIILAYIGYGPFRAVRNLNSRKINRKR; encoded by the coding sequence ATGCACAGACTAAGCCTCACCTACTTCCTGCCCAATCTTTTTACTGCAGGCAGTATTTTTGTAGGTGTGGTTGGCATCATCAAAGCCAGCAGCGGAAATTTTACGGTAGCAGCCTGGCTTATTCTTTTAGCGCTTGTCTTTGATGGGCTTGATGGCAGAATAGCGCGCTTAACCGGCACGACAAGCAAATTTGGTGCAGAGTTTGATTCTTTGGCCGATATTGTCTCTTTTGGAATGGCGCCTGCAATGCTGCTTTATTTTTATATCGGACATGAATTCGGTCGATTTGGGATAGTGGTATCGGCGCTCTATGTCATATTTGGCGCGATTCGTTTGGCGCGATTCAATATAACCGCTTCCAAAAATGATCCCAACATTTTTATCGGACTCCCCATTCCTGCCGCTGCGATATTTATCTCCATATGGGTGCTGCTTTTTTATAAATACCATTTAGATACATACGCCTTTTTACTACTCTTTCTTTCGCTTGGCGTAGCAGTACTGATGGTGAGCAATATACGCTACCCCTCTTTTAAAAAAATCCATATAAATAAATCTATGCTTTTTAAAACATTTATTGCACTTACTCTTGCTGCCTCATTGCTTTATCTGTTTAGTGCAGAAGGATTTGCTCTGATCATTTTAGCGTATATTGGCTATGGCCCATTCCGCGCAGTAAGAAATCTTAATTCCCGAAAGATAAATAGAAAACGATAA